One window from the genome of Rhodococcus sp. ABRD24 encodes:
- a CDS encoding ABC transporter substrate-binding protein yields the protein MRSFNTRSRVAVAASAVALLALAGCSSDNGGSTSADDAVKQNLDGRGAISFAMGKNDTATLQPVIEKWNAAHPDEQVSLKELPGEADDQRNKLEQSLQAGNADYDVMALDVVWTAGFAANGWLQPLEGSLAIDTAPLLPATVDSATYRGKLYAGPQNTNAQLLYYRTDLTPTAPANWKALTDSCTVAKDKGVQDCMVTQLKQYEGLTVNTTQFINSWGGAVVGADGSTPEVESPQSKAGVQAMVDAYQAGQIAKRSTGFTEEETNLAFVGGEAMYAYNWPYMWDNAQDDASKVKGNVGVAPIVGPDGAGASTLGGYNNGINVFSKNKATARDFIAFIQNAENQMSFADNSFPPVLKSVYDDPALVAKYPYLPALKAALENAQPRPVTPYYTAISKAIQDNASAALNGKSTVDQAVTNMTAAINNAAK from the coding sequence ATGCGTTCTTTCAATACGCGCTCGCGGGTTGCAGTCGCGGCCTCGGCCGTCGCGCTGCTCGCGCTCGCCGGGTGTTCGAGTGACAACGGCGGCAGCACCAGCGCCGACGACGCCGTCAAGCAGAACCTCGACGGCCGTGGTGCGATCTCGTTCGCGATGGGTAAGAACGACACGGCGACGCTGCAGCCGGTCATCGAGAAGTGGAACGCCGCGCACCCGGACGAGCAGGTTTCGCTCAAGGAGCTGCCCGGTGAGGCCGACGACCAGCGCAACAAGCTGGAGCAGTCGCTGCAGGCGGGCAACGCCGACTACGACGTGATGGCGCTCGACGTCGTCTGGACCGCCGGCTTCGCCGCGAACGGCTGGCTGCAGCCGCTCGAGGGCTCGCTGGCCATCGACACCGCGCCGCTGCTGCCCGCCACGGTCGACAGCGCGACCTACCGCGGCAAGCTGTACGCCGGCCCGCAGAACACCAATGCGCAGCTGCTGTACTACCGCACCGATCTCACGCCGACGGCTCCTGCGAACTGGAAGGCGCTCACCGACAGCTGCACGGTCGCCAAGGACAAGGGCGTCCAGGACTGCATGGTCACCCAGCTCAAGCAGTACGAGGGCCTCACCGTCAACACCACGCAGTTCATCAACTCGTGGGGCGGCGCGGTCGTCGGTGCCGACGGCAGCACCCCCGAGGTCGAGTCCCCGCAGTCGAAGGCCGGTGTGCAGGCCATGGTCGACGCCTACCAGGCCGGCCAGATCGCGAAGCGCTCCACCGGCTTCACCGAGGAGGAGACCAACCTCGCGTTCGTCGGTGGCGAGGCAATGTACGCCTACAACTGGCCGTACATGTGGGACAACGCGCAGGATGACGCGTCGAAGGTGAAGGGCAACGTCGGCGTCGCGCCGATCGTCGGCCCGGACGGTGCCGGTGCGTCCACGCTGGGCGGCTACAACAACGGCATCAACGTCTTCTCGAAGAACAAAGCCACGGCCCGTGACTTCATTGCGTTCATCCAGAATGCAGAGAACCAGATGTCGTTCGCGGACAACTCGTTCCCGCCGGTCCTCAAGTCGGTCTACGACGATCCGGCTCTGGTCGCGAAGTACCCGTACCTGCCGGCGCTGAAGGCGGCTCTCGAGAACGCGCAGCCGCGTCCGGTCACCCCGTACTACACGGCCATCTCGAAGGCGATCCAGGACAATGCGTCTGCTGCACTGAACGGTAAGTCGACGGTCGACCAGGCGGTCACCAACATGACCGCGGCCATCAACAACGCGGCAAAGTAG
- the ugpC gene encoding sn-glycerol-3-phosphate ABC transporter ATP-binding protein UgpC: MASVTFDKTTCLFPGATTPAVDKLDLHIEDGEFLVLVGPSGCGKSTSLRMLAGLEEVYDGRILIGDRDVTGQEPKERDIAMVFQNYALYPHMSVAENMGFALKLAKTPKDEIKRRVQDAAKMLDLEPYLDRKPKALSGGQRQRVAMGRAIVRSPQVFLMDEPLSNLDAKLRVQTRTQIAQLQRRLGTTTVYVTHDQVEAMTMGDRVAVLKDGVLQQCASPRELYRRPVNQFVAGFMGSPSMNMLTLPVTDDGVVLGDAVIPVSRETIAEIPERQVVVGIRPEYLELSESSGGISMDVDVVEELGSDAYVYGRTGLGGPTEHHIVARADWRTPPRRGERLTLHVEPSEVHLFSVTDGRRIG, encoded by the coding sequence ATGGCTTCGGTGACATTCGACAAGACGACGTGCCTGTTCCCGGGCGCGACGACCCCCGCGGTCGACAAGCTGGACCTGCACATCGAGGACGGCGAGTTCCTCGTGCTGGTCGGCCCGTCCGGCTGCGGCAAGTCCACCTCGCTGCGCATGCTCGCGGGCCTCGAGGAGGTGTACGACGGCCGTATCCTGATCGGCGACCGCGACGTCACCGGCCAGGAGCCCAAGGAACGCGACATCGCGATGGTCTTCCAGAACTACGCGCTGTACCCGCACATGTCGGTGGCGGAGAACATGGGCTTTGCGCTCAAGCTCGCCAAGACGCCCAAGGACGAGATCAAGCGCCGCGTGCAGGACGCGGCGAAGATGCTCGACCTCGAGCCGTACCTGGACCGCAAGCCCAAGGCGCTCTCCGGCGGCCAGCGTCAGCGCGTCGCGATGGGGCGCGCGATCGTCCGCAGCCCGCAGGTGTTCCTGATGGACGAGCCGCTGTCGAACCTGGACGCGAAGCTGCGCGTGCAGACCCGCACCCAGATCGCGCAGCTGCAGCGCCGGCTCGGCACCACCACCGTCTACGTCACCCACGATCAGGTCGAGGCGATGACGATGGGCGACCGGGTTGCGGTGCTCAAGGACGGGGTTCTGCAGCAGTGCGCCTCGCCGCGCGAGCTGTACCGGCGACCGGTCAACCAGTTCGTGGCCGGATTCATGGGTTCGCCGTCGATGAACATGCTCACGCTGCCGGTCACCGACGACGGCGTCGTGCTCGGGGACGCGGTCATCCCGGTTTCCCGTGAAACCATCGCGGAGATTCCCGAGCGGCAGGTCGTCGTCGGTATCCGCCCCGAGTATCTCGAGCTGTCCGAATCGAGCGGGGGCATTTCGATGGACGTCGACGTCGTCGAGGAACTGGGTTCGGATGCCTACGTCTACGGCCGGACCGGTCTCGGCGGTCCTACCGAGCACCATATTGTCGCGCGCGCCGACTGGCGGACCCCCCCGCGGCGTGGTGAGCGGCTGACTTTGCATGTTGAGCCGTCGGAGGTGCATCTGTTCTCGGTGACCGACGGCCGACGAATCGGATGA
- a CDS encoding inositol monophosphatase family protein yields MDAPRHVLTPLQLEHQMIYTKTIPAEANQALVAAADAAVSAYRDAVLTHSPDKLAAIAMDGADGTPTMFIDVLVEDAIIDAATAAGVNVLSEERGWVDVGSAVTLVVDPVDGSANAAAGVPLSCFSAAVAIDGEFTEALTAWLHTDQRWWASRNRSEFTTSGRRSAREAAVSVLRPHARNRDSWTRVADAAKRIRILSCSTIDAAFVATGAVDAFVDAGSDTHRLMDIAAATVLVGASGGAVIDAFDRPIEFDTDLTRRWSGIVAATPELAAELRDLIRG; encoded by the coding sequence TGTCCTGACCCCACTGCAACTGGAGCATCAGATGATCTACACGAAAACCATTCCTGCGGAGGCGAACCAGGCGCTCGTGGCCGCTGCGGACGCGGCGGTGTCGGCCTACCGTGACGCCGTGCTCACCCACTCGCCCGACAAGCTCGCGGCGATCGCGATGGACGGCGCCGACGGCACCCCAACGATGTTCATCGATGTCCTCGTCGAGGACGCGATCATCGACGCGGCGACCGCGGCCGGTGTGAACGTGCTTTCCGAGGAACGCGGCTGGGTCGACGTCGGATCGGCCGTCACCCTCGTCGTCGACCCCGTGGACGGGTCCGCCAATGCGGCGGCGGGAGTGCCGCTGTCCTGCTTCAGCGCCGCCGTCGCGATCGACGGCGAGTTCACCGAAGCTCTCACTGCGTGGCTGCACACCGACCAGCGGTGGTGGGCATCGCGGAACCGGTCCGAGTTCACCACGAGTGGCCGCCGATCGGCGCGAGAGGCGGCGGTCTCCGTGCTGCGGCCGCATGCCCGGAACCGGGACTCCTGGACACGGGTCGCCGATGCCGCGAAACGCATCCGCATCCTCAGTTGCAGCACCATCGATGCGGCATTCGTCGCGACCGGAGCCGTCGACGCCTTCGTCGACGCGGGCAGCGACACCCATCGGCTGATGGACATTGCCGCCGCCACCGTCCTGGTCGGCGCGTCGGGCGGCGCGGTCATCGACGCGTTCGATCGTCCGATCGAGTTCGACACCGACCTGACCCGGCGATGGAGCGGGATTGTCGCGGCCACCCCGGAGCTTGCCGCCGAACTCCGGGACCTCATCCGGGGCTGA